CCATGGAAGGTTCCTCGAGCCCTTCCGGGTAGTCATGACCTCATCCGCATGGATGACGCTCTGCGCCAATGGCGCCGATCTGGCGTGATTGCAGCACCACGATTCGACAAAGCGTTGCGTCAGGGCCGTGGTGATCGCAGCGGCTCCACGACGGCAGATGCCGACGTTGTGCTTCTTGAAGGGTGGTTTCTTGGTGTTGCGGAAGGCAAGAATCCAGCGCAACTGGAGGATCCAAGCCTTTCAGAGGCTGAACGGTCTTGGAGACCGAAAGCGATTGATGCTTTGCGCCAATACGAGACGATCTGGAGCCAACTCGATGACCTCTGGCATCTCCGAGCCACTCGGACCGAAGCCTCATCCCATTGGAAAGAACAGCAACTGATCACGCTGAAACATCACAGCGGAGTCGATTTCAGCCGCGGCGATCTGTCCGATTTCAACCGCATGGTGCAAACCGCTCTGCCTCCCACTTGGATGCAGCAGCTTGACCAAGCCAATGTGGTGGTGGATCTCAGCAAC
This region of Synechococcus sp. NOUM97013 genomic DNA includes:
- a CDS encoding kinase — translated: MGLNHQSAWLPHPAPEGFETFVNSLGWTSNHAWCEHWDALGGLSFARESWPVPVDDSWVAFLALPLLSRIEQALACGRPTLLGVSALPGCGKSTLCSWVKTASVQLGWRVEHLSLDDFYWPAEALERSMAGNPWKVPRALPGSHDLIRMDDALRQWRRSGVIAAPRFDKALRQGRGDRSGSTTADADVVLLEGWFLGVAEGKNPAQLEDPSLSEAERSWRPKAIDALRQYETIWSQLDDLWHLRATRTEASSHWKEQQLITLKHHSGVDFSRGDLSDFNRMVQTALPPTWMQQLDQANVVVDLSNSRCVEKIHRNDDQLSASSASATG